One Nonomuraea angiospora DNA segment encodes these proteins:
- a CDS encoding aromatic ring-hydroxylating dioxygenase subunit alpha produces the protein MSAEAGTPAAIGGDARRRPSRRGRLPGRQDWSSWPHYQAAASGFRGYWYPVAFSSHITGKPKAITLLGERIVVIRDGGKAYALKDRCPHRGVPLSYGNQQFPGTISCPYHGWTFDLETGALKAVITDGPRSPICGKVTQPTYEVEERLGMVWIFVGDGEDAPPIDDQLPEELRDNPAVIGARIQSRVGNWRFACENGYDEGHAKYLHRTALWRLFKAMPVWNETRIVRRGRWIFRVQDAQHWDADFPGLGRWSNQAWYKLKPPKQVANIGNTGSHRKVNPAIAAEEFPGFASVSMPGVLRIVYPTFIHYEFYVPVDADNHLYVGVMANFEKGIRTLPFYAKYLGAVRWLFHGQFSGQDKWMVEVTDAPPERLYRPDDSLLQWRKLAEEVTEERAERLKITGDLG, from the coding sequence ATGAGTGCGGAGGCGGGTACGCCGGCTGCGATCGGGGGAGACGCCAGGCGCCGGCCATCGCGGCGGGGCCGGCTGCCGGGCCGGCAGGACTGGTCGAGCTGGCCCCACTACCAGGCGGCGGCCAGCGGGTTCCGCGGCTACTGGTATCCGGTGGCGTTCTCCTCGCACATCACGGGGAAGCCGAAGGCGATCACGCTGCTCGGCGAGCGCATCGTCGTCATCCGGGACGGCGGGAAAGCCTACGCGCTGAAGGACCGCTGCCCGCACCGGGGCGTGCCGCTGAGCTACGGCAACCAGCAGTTCCCCGGCACGATCTCCTGCCCGTACCACGGCTGGACGTTCGACCTGGAGACCGGCGCGCTCAAGGCGGTGATCACGGACGGGCCGCGGTCGCCGATCTGCGGGAAGGTGACCCAGCCCACCTACGAGGTCGAGGAGCGCCTCGGCATGGTGTGGATCTTCGTGGGGGACGGCGAGGACGCCCCGCCCATCGACGACCAGCTCCCCGAGGAACTGCGCGACAACCCCGCCGTGATCGGCGCGCGCATCCAGTCCCGCGTGGGCAACTGGCGCTTCGCCTGCGAGAACGGCTACGACGAGGGACACGCCAAATACCTGCACCGCACGGCGCTGTGGCGGCTGTTCAAGGCCATGCCGGTGTGGAACGAGACCCGGATCGTCCGCCGCGGCCGGTGGATCTTCCGGGTGCAGGACGCCCAGCACTGGGACGCCGACTTCCCCGGCCTGGGCAGGTGGAGCAACCAGGCGTGGTACAAGCTCAAGCCGCCGAAGCAGGTCGCCAACATCGGCAACACGGGCAGCCACCGCAAGGTGAACCCGGCCATCGCCGCCGAGGAGTTCCCCGGGTTCGCCTCGGTCAGCATGCCGGGCGTCCTGCGCATCGTCTACCCGACCTTCATCCACTACGAGTTCTACGTGCCGGTCGACGCGGACAATCACCTCTACGTCGGCGTGATGGCCAACTTCGAGAAGGGCATCAGGACGCTGCCCTTCTACGCCAAATACCTCGGCGCCGTGCGCTGGCTCTTCCACGGCCAGTTCTCCGGCCAGGACAAGTGGATGGTCGAGGTGACCGACGCGCCGCCGGAGCGGCTGTACCGCCCCGACGACTCGCTCCTGCAGTGGCGCAAGCTGGCCGAGGAGGTCACGGAGGAGCGCGCGGAACGCCTCAAGATCACTGGGGACCTCGGCTGA
- a CDS encoding AMP-binding protein yields MDDVTAAPETMLDVLERRAAGAPEAELVRFEGGASLRVGECLERASAVAGGLAGLVAGGDRVLTCLPPGPRLVEVTFALARLGAVEVPLALDVRLDAARRLAGAAGVRVLIAGTDAVRANPGLAALASGMERVVLVTGREAAEVPGSADLDDLLAAPHRLPARRPGPADPAVVMATSGTTGRAKGALLPHFAGVRHARRVARTMGYEAGDVLFNVFPWNHINVRHAGLLPALISGATLVAHRRFSASRFWEICRREGVTAFNFMGAVAAILERAPATGSDTLHQVRRAYGGPAPEGLSRRFLERFGVLLLEAYACTELGDVAASTAGARRPGSAGRPVPEYEVVIRDDDGLPVPAGRIGQITVRPRAESMIFSGYAGDPAATGKVLRDGWFMTGDRGRLDEDGFLHFAGRRADVIRRRGENIATWDVEQAVAAMPGVLEVAAVGVPSELTEEEVLVAVTAAPGATLSPQRVHAWCLDRLPRHAVPRYVRVLDALPRNASAKVVKGDLREQGVPPDAWDARTA; encoded by the coding sequence ATGGACGATGTCACGGCCGCGCCGGAGACGATGCTCGACGTGCTGGAGCGCCGGGCGGCCGGCGCGCCGGAGGCGGAGCTCGTGCGGTTCGAGGGCGGCGCCTCGCTGCGGGTCGGTGAGTGCCTGGAGCGGGCGAGCGCCGTCGCGGGCGGGCTCGCGGGCCTGGTGGCGGGCGGCGACCGGGTCCTCACGTGCCTGCCCCCGGGGCCGCGGCTGGTCGAGGTGACGTTCGCCCTGGCCAGGCTCGGCGCCGTGGAGGTGCCGCTGGCCCTGGACGTACGGCTCGACGCGGCGCGGCGGCTCGCCGGGGCCGCCGGGGTGCGCGTGCTCATCGCCGGCACGGACGCCGTGCGCGCCAACCCCGGGCTGGCCGCGCTGGCCTCGGGGATGGAGCGCGTGGTGCTCGTGACCGGGCGGGAGGCGGCCGAGGTGCCGGGCTCGGCCGACCTGGACGACCTGCTCGCCGCGCCGCACCGCCTTCCGGCGCGGCGGCCGGGACCGGCGGACCCCGCCGTCGTCATGGCCACCTCGGGGACCACGGGCCGCGCCAAGGGAGCGCTGCTGCCGCACTTCGCCGGGGTCCGGCACGCCCGGCGGGTGGCCCGCACCATGGGTTACGAGGCGGGGGACGTGCTGTTCAACGTCTTCCCCTGGAACCACATCAACGTCCGGCACGCCGGCCTGCTGCCCGCGCTGATCTCCGGCGCCACGCTGGTGGCCCACCGGCGCTTCTCCGCCTCCCGGTTCTGGGAGATCTGCCGGCGGGAGGGGGTCACCGCGTTCAACTTCATGGGCGCCGTGGCGGCCATCCTGGAACGGGCGCCCGCCACCGGCTCCGACACCCTTCACCAGGTGCGCCGCGCCTACGGGGGACCGGCGCCGGAGGGCCTGTCGCGGCGGTTCCTTGAGCGGTTCGGGGTGCTGCTGCTGGAGGCGTACGCGTGTACCGAGCTCGGCGACGTGGCGGCGAGCACGGCCGGCGCCCGGCGGCCGGGCTCGGCCGGGCGACCCGTCCCGGAGTACGAGGTGGTGATCAGGGACGACGACGGCCTGCCGGTCCCGGCGGGCCGGATCGGGCAGATCACCGTCCGGCCCCGGGCGGAGTCGATGATCTTCAGCGGGTACGCCGGCGACCCCGCCGCCACCGGGAAGGTCCTGCGTGACGGCTGGTTCATGACCGGGGACCGCGGCCGGCTCGACGAGGACGGCTTCCTCCATTTCGCCGGCCGCCGCGCCGACGTCATCAGGCGGCGCGGCGAGAACATCGCGACCTGGGACGTGGAGCAGGCGGTGGCCGCGATGCCGGGCGTGCTGGAGGTGGCCGCGGTGGGCGTGCCGTCGGAGCTGACCGAGGAGGAGGTGCTGGTGGCGGTGACCGCGGCGCCCGGGGCCACGCTCAGCCCGCAGCGGGTGCACGCCTGGTGCCTGGACCGGCTCCCGCGCCACGCCGTCCCCCGGTACGTGCGCGTGCTCGACGCCCTGCCGAGGAACGCCTCGGCGAAGGTGGTCAAGGGCGACCTGCGCGAGCAGGGGGTGCCGCCGGACGCGTGGGACGCCCGTACGGCCTGA
- a CDS encoding CaiB/BaiF CoA-transferase family protein, with amino-acid sequence MRVLDLTDDLAFNGARLLVGLGADVVRVERPGSPALSRAETLHWHAGKRVVSAPVSPAALDRLAGQADIVMESGPFGELRGVRTDSGAVTSRWPRAVHVVVTPFGTTGPRRDWRAGDLVAAAAGGMAWLGGKPGGPPKPPPREQATQLAGAHAAIAALLGLIARDRIGQGQLIDVSAQEAVAATLETGAIAWIHAGRYPSRTGGVYEHVAHRVFRAADGHVAGGYSGSDRMWTDLLAWMAECGEAEDLTEDKWSDPVFRWRGREHVDEVVARFVARRSAASLAEEGRARALPWAEVSTATSLPGNPQLAERGFFARVLGAGLPEEGVTDVGFPFAALPGDGVTGVAALRRPVRLTEPLPAPAEAPWRSEGPRGRRDGARGPGARPLEGIRVLDLTWVLAGPYATKTLAEHGADIIKIESRHRRDPTRFAPSMRLRPDAGIDDGGYFVNFNRGKRSVALNLRTQPGLEVLRRLAAECDVVIENFSPGVLARWGLSYDRLAELRPGIILVSMAGVGQSGPWRNAVTFADTLAAMSGLTSETADPGEAPEGLTFGLGDMVAANAAVLAVLDLVAAGRGGHVDLSQLEAMAASMGPAVLEAELGERPLVTRPNRHPRMVPHGVYPVRGDDRWIALAVRGDEEWRRLAEHAGLPGPASAGLEERRRHEDEIDAALAAWCSERDGEALAAELQELGIAAAVVATGRDLVEADEHLAARGFYPVLEHPLIGPVRHEGIVVRMSGTPGALTAPAPLLGEHTGRVLKDLLDLDDEELARLRDAGALE; translated from the coding sequence TTGCGGGTTCTCGACCTCACCGACGATCTGGCCTTCAACGGGGCGAGGCTGCTGGTCGGCCTCGGCGCCGACGTCGTACGCGTGGAACGGCCGGGGAGCCCGGCGCTGTCGCGGGCGGAGACCCTGCACTGGCACGCCGGAAAGCGGGTCGTGAGCGCGCCGGTGAGCCCGGCCGCGCTCGACCGGCTCGCCGGGCAGGCGGACATCGTCATGGAGAGCGGCCCGTTCGGCGAGCTGCGCGGCGTCCGTACGGACTCCGGCGCGGTCACGTCGCGCTGGCCGCGGGCCGTCCACGTCGTGGTCACGCCGTTCGGGACGACGGGCCCCCGGCGTGACTGGCGCGCAGGCGATCTCGTGGCCGCGGCCGCCGGCGGCATGGCCTGGCTGGGCGGCAAGCCCGGCGGGCCGCCCAAGCCCCCTCCCCGCGAGCAGGCCACGCAGCTCGCGGGGGCGCACGCGGCCATCGCCGCGCTGCTCGGCCTCATCGCCCGCGACCGCATCGGGCAGGGCCAGCTCATCGACGTCTCCGCGCAGGAGGCGGTGGCCGCCACGCTCGAGACGGGCGCCATCGCCTGGATCCACGCGGGACGGTACCCGTCCCGCACCGGCGGCGTGTACGAGCACGTGGCCCACCGGGTCTTCCGCGCCGCCGACGGCCACGTCGCGGGCGGATACTCCGGCAGCGACCGGATGTGGACCGATCTGCTCGCCTGGATGGCGGAGTGCGGCGAGGCGGAGGACCTGACGGAGGACAAGTGGTCCGATCCCGTCTTCCGCTGGCGGGGGCGCGAGCACGTGGACGAGGTCGTGGCCAGGTTCGTCGCCAGGCGCTCGGCCGCCTCCCTGGCGGAGGAGGGGCGGGCCCGGGCGCTGCCGTGGGCGGAGGTCTCCACGGCGACCAGCCTGCCCGGCAACCCGCAGCTCGCCGAGCGCGGGTTCTTCGCCCGCGTCCTGGGCGCGGGACTGCCCGAGGAGGGCGTCACCGACGTCGGCTTCCCCTTCGCGGCCCTGCCCGGGGACGGCGTGACCGGCGTCGCGGCCCTGCGCCGCCCGGTGCGCCTCACCGAGCCCCTGCCCGCCCCCGCCGAGGCCCCCTGGCGGAGCGAAGGCCCCCGGGGCCGCCGCGACGGCGCCCGCGGGCCCGGCGCGCGCCCGCTAGAAGGGATCCGCGTCCTGGACCTGACGTGGGTGCTGGCCGGCCCGTACGCCACCAAGACGCTGGCCGAGCACGGCGCGGACATCATCAAGATCGAATCCCGGCACCGCCGCGACCCCACGCGCTTCGCCCCGTCCATGCGGCTGCGTCCCGATGCCGGGATCGACGACGGCGGCTACTTCGTCAACTTCAACCGCGGCAAGCGCAGCGTCGCCCTCAACCTGCGCACCCAGCCCGGCCTCGAGGTGCTGCGGCGCCTGGCCGCCGAGTGCGACGTGGTCATCGAGAACTTCAGCCCCGGCGTCCTGGCCAGGTGGGGGCTGTCCTACGACCGGCTGGCGGAGCTGCGGCCGGGCATCATCCTGGTGTCGATGGCCGGGGTCGGGCAGAGCGGCCCCTGGCGCAACGCGGTGACCTTCGCCGACACGCTCGCCGCGATGTCCGGCCTCACCAGCGAGACCGCCGATCCGGGGGAGGCGCCGGAGGGGCTGACGTTCGGGCTGGGTGACATGGTGGCGGCCAACGCGGCCGTGCTCGCCGTCCTGGACCTGGTCGCGGCCGGGCGCGGGGGACACGTGGACCTCTCCCAGCTGGAGGCGATGGCCGCGTCGATGGGGCCGGCCGTCCTGGAGGCGGAGCTCGGCGAACGCCCCTTGGTGACCCGGCCCAACCGGCACCCGCGCATGGTCCCGCACGGCGTCTACCCGGTCAGGGGCGACGACCGCTGGATCGCGCTGGCCGTACGGGGCGACGAGGAGTGGCGGCGGCTGGCCGAGCACGCCGGGCTGCCGGGGCCGGCCTCGGCGGGCCTGGAGGAGCGGCGCCGCCACGAGGACGAGATCGACGCCGCGCTCGCGGCCTGGTGCTCGGAGCGCGACGGCGAGGCGCTGGCGGCCGAGCTGCAGGAACTCGGCATCGCCGCGGCCGTCGTCGCCACCGGCCGGGACCTGGTGGAGGCGGACGAGCACCTGGCCGCCCGCGGCTTCTACCCGGTGCTGGAGCACCCGCTCATCGGCCCGGTGCGGCACGAGGGCATCGTGGTGCGCATGTCCGGCACCCCCGGAGCGCTGACGGCGCCCGCCCCCTTGCTGGGCGAGCACACCGGCCGCGTGCTGAAGGACCTGCTCGATCTGGACGACGAAGAGCTCGCCCGGCTGCGTGACGCCGGCGCACTGGAATAG
- a CDS encoding NAD(P)/FAD-dependent oxidoreductase, translating into MEIETDIAIIGAGPTGLYGAYCAGFRGLRTVLVDALPQVGGQISALYPEKEIRDVAGIPGVPGRSLVAALSAQAAAYDPVHLLGRQAVELRRDADPRPVVVLLDGTAVRAGAVVLTSGIGTFTPRPLPAGEEWLGRGLTYFVPDPSAHAGHDVVVVGGGDSAVDWSLALAPLARSVTLVHRRAAFRAHAGGVAAARAAGVRIVVDSQVVGLSGAERVERAHLRTRGEADRAVPADSVIAALGFISDLGPLAGWGLSLRGRSVLVDQRMRTGLPRVYAAGDLAEYDGKVRLMSVGFGEVATAVNNAAVELDPELPLFPGHSTESV; encoded by the coding sequence TTGGAGATCGAAACCGATATCGCGATCATCGGAGCGGGGCCGACCGGGCTCTACGGCGCCTACTGCGCCGGGTTCCGCGGCCTGCGCACCGTGCTCGTCGACGCGCTGCCCCAGGTCGGCGGGCAGATCTCGGCGCTGTACCCGGAGAAGGAGATCCGGGACGTGGCCGGGATCCCCGGCGTTCCCGGGCGTTCGCTGGTGGCGGCGCTCTCGGCCCAGGCGGCCGCGTACGATCCGGTCCACCTGCTCGGGCGGCAGGCGGTCGAGCTGCGCCGCGACGCGGACCCGAGGCCGGTCGTGGTGCTGTTGGACGGCACGGCGGTCCGCGCCGGTGCCGTCGTGCTCACCTCGGGCATCGGGACGTTCACCCCGCGGCCGCTGCCGGCCGGCGAGGAATGGCTCGGCCGGGGGCTGACGTACTTCGTGCCGGACCCCTCCGCGCACGCCGGCCACGACGTCGTGGTGGTGGGCGGCGGCGACAGCGCGGTCGACTGGTCGCTGGCCCTGGCGCCGCTGGCCAGGTCGGTCACGCTGGTGCACCGCCGGGCCGCGTTCCGCGCGCACGCGGGCGGCGTCGCGGCCGCCCGCGCGGCGGGGGTCCGCATCGTCGTGGACAGCCAGGTCGTCGGGCTGTCGGGCGCGGAGCGGGTCGAGCGGGCGCACCTGCGCACGCGCGGCGAGGCCGACCGCGCGGTGCCCGCCGACTCCGTCATCGCCGCGCTGGGGTTCATCAGCGACCTCGGCCCGCTCGCCGGCTGGGGGCTGTCGCTGCGCGGCAGGTCGGTCCTGGTCGACCAGCGCATGCGTACGGGCCTGCCCCGCGTGTACGCGGCCGGCGACCTCGCCGAGTACGACGGCAAGGTCCGCCTGATGTCGGTGGGCTTCGGCGAGGTCGCCACCGCGGTGAACAACGCCGCCGTCGAACTGGACCCCGAGCTGCCCCTCTTCCCGGGGCACTCCACGGAAAGCGTCTGA
- a CDS encoding fibronectin type III domain-containing protein: MTILAGALASLCAAALFVAPQAAADTPPVNLLAADMDTGFDGGTSPLTVANPASGGTQQIVSVGGDNAVELRDAAQGANLSSYFYRRWSAGALKDRINAVYRQPVGSPAQQFALRYELRRGAASDKPVAKDIYAQIQFGNFDNNLVPRFPVPAVSVTTTSAYTGASGALSQVDETDIPQYRFTIVPNGGQRVISTVELGFSVRVDTGGTDEAINVDDVGIYELGSVSDAGPPTAPTALTRGVVSAGGVSLSWQPSTDDVGVTGYDVYRDGYLAASVGGNAPSAVVTGLMPATSYEFTVRAKDASGNVSAPSSPLSVTTGPYVPESPAPFPGTQETRAGWLWDKTKAMKEESGAVNVAQYAAQLADHENVAANLAKLDTLFQSYDYEQYKTMAKMYAYLMVGDQFDAGTLAHVRSYFASYAYQKLAQTENLRMSNYATGYLVGQYFPDLADLNGNSGERLKSINKANILEMVDAGVRRGWAEYQSPEYTFMTYFCLNAIYQWAGDADLRQRVKMAMDVMWFEWANDWINGYMISSESRAKGDAHAANDPTWRAADHSTLAWTYFGGHRAQQGVGESDNPAPAAYRPNLEYAGLAAWKGMTYAPPELAVRIGRLTDKSYTSRKTNLQNSSGRAMDIYRTSYVRPTWGLGTEVQYRRVDNWIEDLPVVLRWHSDAANPLFRLSVDQGTAPIGTYNQPANQRVMQNGPTAVGVYKSSGDQTSNYVNALFPTSGSIRERREVDGWTVADAGSMYFAYKLVKPGKWYHQTPNDPANKVKTTAQTHPTAGLSYSYDILRSQADRNGWALETADKSAYADLDAFASALVRTASIDASHLEDADPRLVYHSLNGDELDITFDSAAQAPGAAHLVNGTAIDYDSFKLFDTPWLRQDKLGSTFTASVDGASVVYDFDRWTVTAVNDGATTVPATAALTSDNGWDTGLLDGAYTISMNLWHGENATRFRLFENGELIGTTELTMNSPGAQHAEVKLSGRRNGSYVYTGELVNSKGVRAVEPLRVTVKDAAPGAPSLSDDNRDHDGAFTVRADLWWGTNATRYRFFENGVQVGQGDLVAATPKAQHASLDVTGKPAGEYEYVVEFANALGSTRSAPLSVIVR, encoded by the coding sequence ATGACCATCCTGGCCGGGGCCCTGGCCTCCTTATGCGCCGCGGCGCTGTTCGTGGCGCCGCAGGCAGCGGCCGACACCCCACCGGTCAACCTCCTCGCCGCGGACATGGACACGGGGTTCGACGGCGGCACGAGCCCGCTGACCGTGGCCAACCCGGCGTCGGGAGGCACGCAGCAGATCGTGAGCGTGGGCGGCGACAACGCCGTCGAGCTCAGGGACGCGGCCCAGGGCGCGAATCTTTCGAGCTACTTCTACCGGCGCTGGTCCGCCGGCGCGCTGAAGGACCGCATCAACGCCGTCTACCGCCAGCCGGTGGGCAGCCCCGCCCAGCAGTTCGCGCTGCGCTACGAGCTCAGGCGCGGCGCGGCCAGCGACAAGCCGGTCGCGAAGGACATCTACGCGCAGATCCAGTTCGGCAACTTCGACAACAACCTGGTGCCCCGGTTCCCGGTCCCGGCCGTGAGCGTCACGACCACCTCCGCCTACACCGGCGCCTCCGGCGCCCTGTCGCAGGTCGACGAGACCGACATCCCGCAGTACCGCTTCACGATCGTGCCCAACGGCGGGCAGCGGGTCATCTCGACGGTCGAGCTCGGATTCTCGGTGCGCGTCGACACCGGCGGCACCGACGAGGCGATCAACGTCGACGACGTAGGGATCTACGAGCTGGGCAGCGTCTCCGACGCGGGTCCCCCGACCGCGCCGACGGCGCTCACCCGCGGGGTCGTCTCCGCCGGTGGCGTCTCGCTCAGCTGGCAGCCGTCCACCGACGACGTCGGCGTGACCGGGTACGACGTCTACCGGGACGGCTACCTGGCCGCCTCCGTCGGCGGGAACGCCCCCTCCGCGGTCGTGACCGGCCTGATGCCCGCGACGAGTTACGAGTTCACGGTCCGGGCGAAGGACGCGAGCGGCAACGTCAGCGCGCCGAGCTCCCCGCTCTCCGTCACGACCGGCCCGTACGTGCCCGAGTCGCCCGCCCCGTTCCCCGGCACCCAAGAGACCCGGGCGGGCTGGCTGTGGGACAAGACCAAGGCCATGAAGGAGGAGAGCGGCGCCGTCAACGTGGCGCAGTACGCCGCGCAACTCGCCGATCACGAGAACGTGGCGGCGAACCTCGCCAAGCTCGACACGCTCTTCCAGAGCTACGACTACGAGCAGTACAAGACCATGGCGAAGATGTACGCGTACCTCATGGTCGGAGACCAGTTCGACGCCGGCACGCTGGCGCACGTGCGGAGCTACTTCGCCTCGTACGCCTACCAGAAGCTGGCGCAGACCGAGAACCTGCGGATGAGCAACTACGCCACCGGCTACCTCGTCGGACAGTACTTCCCCGACCTCGCCGACCTGAACGGCAACTCCGGTGAGCGGCTGAAGAGCATCAACAAGGCCAACATCCTCGAGATGGTGGACGCGGGCGTGCGGCGGGGATGGGCCGAGTACCAGAGCCCCGAGTACACCTTCATGACGTACTTCTGCCTCAACGCCATCTACCAGTGGGCCGGCGACGCCGACCTCCGGCAGCGGGTGAAGATGGCGATGGACGTCATGTGGTTCGAGTGGGCCAACGACTGGATCAACGGCTACATGATCTCGTCGGAGAGCCGGGCCAAGGGCGACGCGCACGCGGCCAACGACCCGACGTGGCGGGCCGCGGACCACTCGACGCTCGCCTGGACGTACTTCGGCGGCCACCGCGCGCAGCAGGGCGTCGGCGAATCGGACAACCCGGCGCCGGCGGCCTACCGTCCGAACCTCGAGTACGCCGGCCTCGCCGCCTGGAAGGGCATGACGTACGCGCCGCCCGAGCTCGCCGTGCGCATCGGCCGGCTGACCGACAAGTCGTACACCTCCCGCAAGACGAACCTGCAGAACTCGAGCGGGCGCGCGATGGACATCTACCGCACCAGCTACGTGCGCCCCACCTGGGGTCTCGGCACGGAGGTCCAGTACCGCCGGGTCGACAACTGGATCGAGGACCTGCCCGTCGTGCTCCGCTGGCACTCCGACGCCGCGAATCCGCTGTTCCGGCTGTCGGTCGACCAGGGCACCGCTCCGATCGGCACCTACAACCAGCCCGCCAACCAGCGGGTGATGCAGAACGGCCCCACTGCGGTGGGCGTCTACAAGTCGTCGGGCGACCAGACCTCCAACTACGTCAACGCGCTGTTCCCCACCTCCGGTTCGATCCGCGAGCGGCGTGAGGTGGACGGGTGGACGGTCGCCGACGCCGGGTCCATGTACTTCGCGTACAAGCTGGTGAAGCCGGGGAAGTGGTACCACCAGACGCCGAACGACCCGGCGAACAAGGTGAAGACGACGGCGCAGACCCACCCGACCGCCGGTCTCAGCTACAGCTACGACATCCTGCGCAGCCAGGCCGACAGGAACGGGTGGGCGCTGGAGACGGCCGACAAGTCCGCGTACGCCGACCTCGACGCGTTCGCGAGCGCCCTGGTCCGCACCGCGAGCATCGACGCGAGCCACCTCGAGGACGCCGATCCCCGGCTCGTCTACCACAGCCTGAACGGGGACGAGCTCGACATCACCTTCGACTCCGCGGCCCAGGCGCCCGGCGCCGCCCACCTGGTGAACGGCACGGCGATCGACTACGACTCGTTCAAGCTGTTCGACACCCCGTGGCTGCGGCAGGACAAGCTGGGGTCCACGTTCACCGCCTCGGTGGACGGCGCCTCCGTCGTCTACGACTTCGACCGGTGGACGGTGACCGCCGTGAACGACGGGGCCACGACCGTCCCGGCCACGGCCGCGCTCACGTCGGACAACGGGTGGGACACCGGCCTGCTCGACGGCGCCTACACGATCTCGATGAACCTCTGGCACGGCGAGAACGCCACTCGCTTCCGCCTCTTCGAGAACGGCGAGCTGATCGGCACCACGGAGCTGACGATGAACTCGCCCGGGGCGCAGCACGCCGAGGTCAAGCTCTCGGGACGGCGGAACGGCTCGTACGTGTACACCGGCGAGCTGGTCAATTCGAAGGGCGTCCGCGCCGTCGAACCGCTCCGGGTCACGGTGAAGGACGCCGCTCCTGGCGCGCCGTCGCTCAGCGACGACAACCGGGACCACGACGGCGCTTTCACGGTCCGCGCCGACCTGTGGTGGGGCACCAACGCCACGCGCTACCGCTTCTTCGAGAACGGCGTGCAGGTGGGCCAGGGCGACCTCGTGGCCGCGACGCCGAAGGCGCAGCACGCGTCGCTCGATGTCACGGGCAAGCCCGCGGGGGAGTACGAGTACGTGGTGGAGTTCGCCAACGCCCTGGGATCGACGAGGAGCGCGCCCCTGTCGGTGATCGTCCGATAG
- the fdxA gene encoding ferredoxin, with amino-acid sequence MSYVIGPACVDVNDRACVDVCPVDCIYVGDRKSYINPAECIDCGACEPECPVDAIFVDRAARGDETRTLFLDDARAFFAEVLPGREAPLGSPGGARKVGDLNADTALVTGYGA; translated from the coding sequence ATGAGCTACGTCATCGGCCCCGCGTGCGTCGACGTCAACGACCGCGCGTGCGTGGACGTGTGTCCCGTCGACTGCATCTACGTCGGCGACCGCAAGAGCTACATCAACCCCGCCGAGTGCATCGACTGCGGGGCGTGCGAGCCGGAGTGCCCGGTGGACGCGATCTTCGTCGACCGGGCCGCCCGGGGCGACGAGACGCGCACGCTCTTCCTCGACGACGCCAGGGCGTTCTTCGCCGAGGTGCTGCCCGGCCGCGAGGCGCCCCTCGGCAGCCCGGGAGGCGCCCGCAAGGTCGGCGACCTCAACGCCGACACGGCACTGGTGACCGGCTACGGCGCCTGA
- a CDS encoding enoyl-CoA hydratase/isomerase family protein has protein sequence MTKYLDVRRDGGTATIVIDRPPANAVDPALIEEFLEVIPPLAGDPSVRCLVVRGTGRFFVAGADIAVMRDLSVANHVKMRRWVEVQRLLERAPKPVIAAMNGHALGGGAELSLACDLRILASSATIGFPETSLGLFPGAGGSQRLPRLLGPHRAKRLMIEGARLSAAEALDLGLVDVVADDDDFDRVVAGHAEDLAARPTTTIGLLKRIVEAGYDLPLDDALELEWQAVLELIGTQDAAEGLQAFLDKRPPRFTGR, from the coding sequence ATGACGAAATATCTGGATGTGCGGAGGGATGGGGGGACGGCGACGATCGTCATCGACCGGCCGCCCGCCAACGCCGTCGACCCGGCGTTGATCGAGGAGTTCCTGGAGGTGATCCCGCCGCTGGCCGGGGACCCCTCGGTCCGCTGCCTGGTCGTCCGCGGGACCGGCCGCTTCTTCGTCGCGGGGGCCGACATCGCCGTGATGCGCGACCTGTCCGTGGCCAACCACGTCAAGATGCGCCGCTGGGTCGAGGTGCAGCGCCTGCTCGAACGCGCGCCCAAGCCGGTGATCGCGGCGATGAACGGCCACGCCCTGGGCGGCGGGGCCGAGCTGTCGCTCGCCTGCGACCTGCGCATCCTGGCCTCCTCGGCGACCATCGGCTTCCCCGAGACGAGCCTGGGCCTCTTCCCCGGAGCGGGCGGCAGCCAGCGGCTGCCGCGCCTGCTCGGCCCGCACCGTGCCAAGCGCCTGATGATCGAGGGCGCCCGCCTGTCCGCCGCCGAGGCCCTCGACCTGGGGCTGGTGGACGTGGTGGCGGACGACGACGACTTCGACCGCGTGGTGGCCGGGCACGCCGAGGACCTGGCGGCCCGGCCGACCACGACGATCGGCCTGCTCAAGCGCATCGTGGAGGCGGGCTACGACCTGCCCCTCGACGACGCGCTGGAGCTGGAGTGGCAGGCGGTCCTGGAGCTGATCGGCACCCAGGACGCCGCGGAGGGGCTCCAGGCGTTCCTGGACAAGCGCCCTCCGCGCTTCACCGGCCGCTGA